One Rhodobacteraceae bacterium M385 genomic region harbors:
- the dxr gene encoding 1-deoxy-D-xylulose-5-phosphate reductoisomerase, with amino-acid sequence MKRVSIFGATGSIGQNTLDLIARDLGAYDVVALTGARNIAQLAADARRVSASIAVTAEEDLLPDLRAALEGSGIEAAAGPKALLEAADRPADWIMSAIVGAAGLAPGFRALRHGTTLALANKESLVTAGPLLLAEAAKHGATILPVDSEHSAVFQALVGEDMAAVERIIITASGGGLRDWPESALANATPADAGAHPNWDMGQRITIDSASMFNKAMELIETKEFFGVEPSQIETVIHPQSLIHALVGFNDGALMAHLGPPDMRHAIGYALNYPDRAHLPVSRLDLAQISALEFHAPSPTRYPALALAAQVMETGGTSGCIFNAAKEIALDGFLAGQIGFMDMAGIVADTLDAMSSQGSLSIAPENLEDVLKTDQIARDMAKRIITSRFEQKENA; translated from the coding sequence ATGAAGCGGGTGAGTATCTTCGGGGCGACAGGCTCCATCGGGCAAAACACCCTTGATCTGATCGCCCGTGATCTGGGCGCCTATGATGTCGTGGCCCTGACCGGGGCGCGCAACATCGCCCAACTCGCCGCAGATGCGAGGAGGGTTTCGGCGAGCATCGCCGTAACAGCCGAGGAGGATCTGCTGCCCGACCTGCGCGCAGCGCTGGAGGGATCGGGCATCGAGGCCGCCGCTGGCCCCAAAGCCCTGCTGGAGGCCGCCGACCGCCCCGCCGATTGGATCATGTCCGCCATCGTTGGCGCAGCCGGTCTTGCGCCGGGGTTTCGTGCCCTGCGCCATGGCACCACGCTGGCGCTCGCCAACAAAGAAAGCCTCGTGACCGCGGGCCCGCTTCTGCTGGCCGAGGCTGCCAAACATGGGGCCACGATCCTGCCCGTCGATTCCGAGCATTCCGCCGTTTTCCAAGCCCTTGTGGGCGAGGACATGGCCGCCGTGGAACGCATCATCATCACCGCGTCCGGCGGCGGTTTGCGTGATTGGCCCGAAAGCGCCTTGGCTAATGCCACCCCCGCAGATGCGGGCGCGCATCCCAATTGGGACATGGGGCAGCGGATCACGATCGACAGCGCCTCCATGTTCAACAAGGCGATGGAGCTTATTGAAACGAAAGAGTTTTTCGGCGTCGAACCTTCGCAGATCGAGACCGTGATTCACCCGCAATCCTTGATCCATGCCCTTGTTGGCTTCAACGACGGGGCGCTGATGGCGCACCTTGGTCCGCCCGATATGCGCCACGCCATCGGCTATGCGCTCAACTATCCCGATCGCGCCCATTTGCCGGTTTCCCGGCTGGATCTTGCCCAGATATCCGCGTTGGAATTCCACGCCCCGTCGCCCACCCGATACCCCGCGCTGGCCCTTGCCGCGCAGGTGATGGAGACCGGTGGCACCAGCGGCTGCATCTTCAACGCCGCCAAGGAAATCGCCTTGGATGGATTCCTTGCTGGCCAGATCGGTTTCATGGATATGGCAGGCATCGTGGCGGACACCCTTGACGCGATGTCGTCACAAGGCAGCCTTTCAATTGCCCCAGAAAACCTTGAGGACGTCCTCAAGACTGACCAAATAGCCAGAGACATGGCTAAACGCATAATCACGTCCCGGTTCGAGCAAAAAGAGAACGCTTAA
- the lpxA gene encoding acyl-ACP--UDP-N-acetylglucosamine O-acyltransferase, which translates to MAIDASANIHPSAVIEDGATVGAGCQIGPFCVVGPEVTLGAGVVMKSHAIVTGWTEVGDDCEIFPFCNIGEIPQDKKFGGERTRLIVGKRNRIREGVTMNTGTEGGGGITRVGDDGLFLANAHVAHDCIVGDRVIMVNSAALAGHCVVGNDVIIGGLSGVHQFVRIGHGAIIGAVTMVTNDVIPYGLVQGPRGKLDGLNLVGLKRSGVAKADITALRAALQALKQGEGTSFQERARRLGESEEIDSAYVREIVDFVMGDSDRSFLTPE; encoded by the coding sequence ATGGCCATCGATGCCAGCGCCAATATTCACCCCAGCGCGGTGATCGAGGACGGCGCGACCGTCGGGGCGGGCTGTCAGATCGGCCCGTTCTGCGTGGTCGGCCCCGAGGTGACCCTGGGGGCGGGTGTGGTGATGAAATCCCACGCGATCGTCACGGGCTGGACAGAAGTCGGCGATGACTGTGAGATCTTTCCGTTCTGCAACATTGGCGAGATCCCTCAGGACAAGAAGTTTGGCGGCGAACGCACGCGCCTGATCGTGGGCAAACGCAACCGTATCCGCGAAGGTGTGACGATGAACACCGGCACCGAAGGCGGCGGAGGGATTACCCGTGTGGGCGATGACGGCTTGTTCCTTGCCAACGCCCATGTGGCCCATGATTGCATCGTCGGCGACCGGGTCATCATGGTGAACTCTGCCGCGCTGGCGGGGCATTGTGTGGTCGGAAATGACGTGATTATCGGCGGGTTGTCCGGGGTGCATCAGTTCGTGCGCATTGGCCACGGCGCGATTATTGGCGCGGTTACGATGGTCACCAATGATGTCATCCCCTACGGTCTTGTGCAGGGCCCGCGCGGGAAGTTGGATGGTTTGAACCTTGTGGGGTTGAAGCGGTCGGGCGTCGCGAAGGCGGATATCACCGCTTTGCGTGCCGCGTTACAGGCGCTCAAGCAGGGTGAGGGAACCAGTTTCCAGGAACGCGCCCGCCGCCTTGGGGAAAGTGAAGAAATCGACAGCGCCTATGTGCGCGAGATCGTTGATTTTGTGATGGGCGACAGCGACCGCTCATTCCTGACGCCGGAGTAA
- a CDS encoding phosphatidate cytidylyltransferase: MAEAPKSASGPKFADLLPRIASAAVLLTVAGLGLWLGGLVLALLLSIFGAVMVWEYFRLIIRLTRPFAMVCTVLSSALLALSLLLEHALVTEADGFLAVSPMAATVMIGAMIITAIPVRKSRLETLFGAMIPLATFLFFYLHQSIPFAMWLVVAVVITTDVSGYFFGKLIGGPKFWPSLSPNKTWSGTVSGWIMAGLIALAVSWQADDPLSTIAIAVAFAVLVAFAAQMADIAESALKRRAGVKDSSNLLPGHGGALDRFDGMLGAFTVAGLAFVLLGFAIGAPVAP, encoded by the coding sequence ATGGCGGAGGCACCCAAATCGGCTTCGGGCCCCAAGTTCGCGGATCTATTGCCCCGCATCGCCTCGGCCGCTGTTTTGTTGACGGTTGCGGGCCTTGGTCTGTGGCTTGGCGGCTTGGTCCTGGCCCTGTTGCTGTCGATTTTCGGGGCCGTGATGGTGTGGGAGTACTTCCGCCTCATCATCCGCCTTACACGGCCCTTCGCCATGGTCTGCACGGTGCTCAGCTCGGCACTGCTGGCGTTGTCGCTGCTTCTTGAACATGCGTTGGTGACCGAGGCTGATGGCTTTTTGGCGGTGTCGCCGATGGCCGCAACAGTCATGATCGGGGCGATGATCATCACCGCGATCCCGGTGCGCAAATCGCGGCTCGAGACATTGTTCGGCGCGATGATCCCGCTGGCGACGTTCCTGTTTTTCTACCTGCACCAATCCATCCCCTTCGCCATGTGGCTGGTGGTGGCCGTGGTCATCACCACCGATGTGTCGGGCTATTTCTTTGGTAAGCTGATCGGCGGGCCGAAGTTCTGGCCCTCTCTCAGCCCGAATAAAACATGGTCGGGCACGGTATCTGGCTGGATCATGGCGGGGCTGATTGCGCTGGCGGTGAGCTGGCAGGCCGATGATCCGCTGTCCACGATCGCGATTGCGGTGGCTTTCGCCGTGCTTGTGGCGTTCGCCGCGCAGATGGCCGATATCGCGGAATCGGCGTTGAAACGCAGGGCAGGGGTCAAGGACAGCTCTAACCTGTTGCCGGGCCATGGCGGCGCATTGGATCGCTTTGACGGCATGTTGGGGGCCTTCACCGTTGCCGGGCTGGCCTTTGTGCTGCTTGGCTTTGCGATTGGGGCGCCCGTCGCTCCATGA
- the fabZ gene encoding 3-hydroxyacyl-ACP dehydratase FabZ, with translation MTADVQTTADIDLIQRILPHRYPFLLVDRVRDIVPFQSAVGVKNVTVNEPHFQGHFPGVPIMPGVTIIEAMAQTAAVMVGVSADLADKNFLVYFMGIDACKFRRKVVPGDVLELHVEATRGKPGAKVWKFAGRATVDGELACECAFTAMMDIPSEAS, from the coding sequence ATGACGGCCGACGTTCAAACCACCGCCGACATCGACCTGATCCAACGGATCTTGCCGCATCGCTATCCGTTTCTTCTGGTGGACCGGGTGCGTGATATCGTGCCGTTTCAATCCGCTGTGGGCGTCAAGAATGTCACGGTGAACGAGCCGCATTTCCAAGGTCACTTCCCCGGCGTGCCGATTATGCCCGGCGTCACCATCATCGAAGCGATGGCCCAAACAGCCGCTGTGATGGTGGGCGTGTCGGCCGATTTGGCTGACAAGAACTTCCTCGTCTATTTCATGGGGATCGACGCGTGCAAATTCCGCCGCAAGGTCGTGCCCGGCGACGTGTTGGAGCTGCACGTTGAAGCCACCCGTGGCAAACCCGGCGCGAAGGTCTGGAAATTCGCGGGCCGCGCCACGGTTGATGGCGAACTGGCCTGTGAATGCGCCTTCACCGCGATGATGGATATCCCTTCGGAGGCGAGCTAA
- the uppS gene encoding di-trans,poly-cis-decaprenylcistransferase yields the protein MPSPSDKTKAPKHVAIIMDGNGRWAQMRHRPRLVGHHAGAKRVQEIVRAAPDLGVKYLTIFAFSTENWKRTQTEVAGLMKLFKRYIRREAQNLLDEGVRVRFIGDRVKLEPALVDLMDGLELLTADNDHVHLTIALNYGGRDEVARAAKRMAYDVSMGKLHPRDVCDETFPKYLDTHVLPDPDLVIRTSGEARISNFLLWQSAYAEYEFIDTLWPDFTADVFATVVGRFGARDRRFGAVKA from the coding sequence ATGCCAAGCCCGTCTGACAAGACAAAGGCCCCCAAGCACGTTGCGATCATTATGGATGGCAACGGGCGATGGGCGCAGATGCGGCACCGGCCTCGGTTGGTGGGGCATCATGCGGGGGCCAAAAGGGTGCAGGAGATCGTGCGGGCGGCCCCTGATCTTGGGGTGAAATACCTGACGATCTTTGCCTTCTCGACCGAGAACTGGAAGCGAACCCAGACGGAAGTGGCGGGGCTGATGAAGCTGTTCAAGCGCTACATCCGGCGCGAGGCACAAAACCTTCTCGACGAAGGGGTGCGCGTGCGTTTCATCGGTGACCGGGTCAAGTTGGAGCCTGCCTTGGTCGATCTGATGGACGGGCTGGAGCTGTTGACCGCCGATAACGACCACGTTCACCTGACAATCGCGCTGAACTATGGTGGCCGCGATGAGGTGGCGCGGGCCGCTAAACGCATGGCCTACGATGTTTCCATGGGCAAACTGCATCCGCGCGATGTTTGCGATGAGACGTTTCCGAAATACCTCGACACTCACGTCTTGCCAGACCCTGATCTGGTGATCCGTACCTCGGGAGAGGCGCGGATTTCCAACTTCTTGCTGTGGCAGTCGGCCTATGCGGAGTATGAATTTATCGACACGCTGTGGCCGGATTTCACGGCAGACGTCTTTGCGACCGTTGTGGGCCGCTTCGGCGCCCGTGACCGCCGCTTTGGCGCGGTAAAGGCCTGA
- the lpxB gene encoding lipid-A-disaccharide synthase: MKLFLVAGEPSGDRLGGALLQGFADIDVAVEAVGVGGPMMAAQGMASLFPYEELAVMGIAEILPKYRHLKRRIAETARAVAASGAEALVTIDSPDFGLRVAKLARDANPALKTIHYVAPSVWAWRPKRATKMARVIDHVLALLPFEPPYMEAAGMTCDFVGHPVVSEPLATAAEVSAFRSSHRMTEGPVVLVLPGSRGSEVSRLLPVFGQALNGVNASLVLPTLPHTRATVERMTQDWAQQPIVVDASDAVQKRAAFACADGALAASGTVSLELAANGTPMVIAYDMNWLTRAIMKRAIRIDTVTLVNLVSETRVVPEFLAENCKPDAIRAGLEAILHGDSGQEGAMALTMDRLGLGQEAPGIRAARSVLKAVKS, translated from the coding sequence TTGAAGCTGTTCCTCGTCGCCGGAGAGCCCTCGGGCGACCGCCTCGGCGGCGCATTGTTGCAGGGGTTCGCGGATATCGACGTGGCGGTTGAGGCCGTGGGGGTCGGCGGCCCGATGATGGCGGCTCAAGGCATGGCGTCGCTGTTTCCCTATGAAGAACTCGCCGTGATGGGCATCGCCGAGATTTTGCCGAAGTACCGCCACCTCAAGCGCCGCATTGCTGAGACAGCCCGCGCTGTGGCTGCCTCTGGGGCGGAGGCTTTGGTCACCATCGACAGCCCCGATTTCGGCCTGCGCGTCGCCAAACTGGCCCGCGACGCTAACCCTGCGCTGAAGACCATACACTACGTGGCCCCGTCGGTATGGGCGTGGCGACCAAAGCGGGCGACCAAAATGGCCCGAGTGATCGACCATGTTCTGGCGCTTCTGCCGTTTGAGCCGCCCTATATGGAGGCGGCGGGGATGACCTGCGATTTCGTCGGCCACCCGGTGGTGTCGGAGCCCTTGGCGACTGCGGCGGAAGTGTCTGCGTTTCGCAGTAGCCATAGGATGACGGAAGGTCCTGTGGTCTTGGTGCTTCCCGGTTCACGGGGGTCGGAAGTATCGCGTTTGCTGCCGGTTTTCGGCCAAGCCCTTAACGGCGTTAACGCTTCGCTGGTTTTGCCCACGTTGCCCCATACCCGCGCGACGGTAGAGCGGATGACCCAGGATTGGGCGCAGCAACCGATTGTGGTGGATGCCTCGGACGCCGTCCAAAAGCGTGCCGCCTTTGCCTGCGCCGATGGGGCGCTTGCGGCGTCTGGCACCGTGTCGCTGGAACTCGCCGCCAATGGCACGCCCATGGTGATTGCCTATGACATGAACTGGCTGACACGGGCGATCATGAAACGCGCGATCCGGATTGATACGGTGACCTTGGTTAATCTGGTGTCGGAAACCCGTGTCGTGCCGGAATTCCTGGCCGAGAACTGCAAACCCGATGCCATTCGCGCGGGGCTTGAGGCGATTTTGCACGGTGACAGCGGGCAAGAGGGTGCCATGGCGTTGACGATGGACCGGCTGGGGCTGGGGCAGGAAGCGCCCGGTATCCGGGCCGCCCGATCTGTGCTTAAGGCGGTCAAATCTTAA
- the rseP gene encoding RIP metalloprotease RseP: MEFLPAFGNFGFTLLAFVAALSIIVAIHEYGHYIVGRWSGIHAEVFSIGFGPVLWSGVDQHGTRWQLAALPFGGYVKFLGDANAASAGADGEALGEMDAAERRRTMPGAPLWARAATVAAGPIFNFILSILIFAGVLLVNGRAADEAIVGGLIPVPEQIAVLEQGDLITAIEGEPVASLTDVYELSRSLDPQQTVTYDIVRDDAPMQVEAAFPLLPIVGSVAPQSAAIAAGIAEGDVIMSVDGAPIYGFSQLREAVDASEGAELDLSVWREGEMLELTLAPRSTDLPTSEGTFETRWLIGITGGLIFEPETVSVGPWDALTSGARQTWFVVNSSLSGLKHIITGAISTCNLQGPLGIAETSGAAASQGLDNFIWFIAVLSTAVGLLNLFPIPVLDGGHLVFHAYEAVAGKPPSEKVLKVFMMVGLALLLSLMAFALTNDIFCP; this comes from the coding sequence ATGGAATTCCTCCCCGCCTTCGGCAACTTCGGTTTCACCCTTCTGGCCTTTGTTGCGGCCCTGTCGATCATCGTGGCGATCCACGAATACGGTCACTACATCGTGGGGCGCTGGTCGGGCATCCATGCCGAGGTGTTCTCGATCGGGTTCGGCCCTGTGCTGTGGTCGGGCGTGGACCAGCACGGCACGCGCTGGCAGTTGGCGGCGCTGCCCTTTGGCGGCTACGTGAAGTTTCTGGGCGATGCCAATGCGGCGTCAGCCGGGGCCGATGGGGAGGCATTGGGCGAGATGGACGCGGCAGAGCGTCGCCGCACCATGCCCGGCGCGCCGCTTTGGGCGCGGGCGGCCACCGTGGCGGCGGGGCCGATCTTCAACTTTATCCTGTCGATTCTGATCTTTGCGGGCGTGCTTTTGGTCAATGGTCGCGCCGCCGATGAGGCGATTGTCGGCGGTTTGATCCCGGTGCCAGAGCAGATTGCTGTGCTGGAGCAGGGCGATTTGATTACCGCGATTGAAGGGGAGCCTGTTGCCTCTTTAACCGATGTCTATGAGCTGAGCCGCTCTCTCGATCCGCAGCAGACGGTGACCTACGATATCGTTCGCGATGACGCCCCGATGCAGGTAGAGGCCGCGTTCCCGCTTCTGCCCATCGTCGGATCTGTGGCGCCGCAATCGGCGGCCATCGCGGCGGGGATTGCCGAGGGCGATGTCATCATGTCCGTGGACGGGGCGCCAATTTATGGATTCTCGCAACTGCGCGAAGCGGTGGATGCCTCTGAAGGGGCGGAGCTGGACCTGAGCGTTTGGCGCGAAGGCGAGATGCTGGAGTTGACCCTTGCGCCACGCTCCACCGATCTGCCTACCTCCGAGGGCACGTTCGAGACCCGCTGGCTGATCGGCATTACCGGCGGCCTGATTTTTGAGCCTGAAACAGTGTCCGTCGGCCCGTGGGATGCGCTTACCTCTGGCGCGCGTCAGACGTGGTTTGTGGTAAATTCGTCTTTGTCGGGCCTGAAGCACATCATCACCGGCGCGATTTCGACCTGTAACTTGCAAGGCCCCTTGGGGATTGCGGAAACTTCTGGGGCGGCGGCGTCCCAAGGTCTGGACAACTTCATTTGGTTCATTGCCGTTTTGTCCACTGCCGTGGGCTTGCTGAACCTGTTCCCGATCCCGGTGCTGGATGGCGGCCACCTTGTTTTCCACGCCTATGAGGCGGTGGCGGGCAAGCCGCCTTCGGAAAAGGTGCTGAAGGTCTTCATGATGGTGGGCCTTGCGCTGTTGCTGTCGCTGATGGCGTTTGCGCTGACCAACGACATCTTCTGCCCCTAA
- a CDS encoding OmpH family outer membrane protein: MPRLSSLLCAAALGLAALAVSAPVGSAQTLAPPAASILVLNQDRLLTQTEFGQRIQQELDAASRALAAENRQIESQLTEEELDLTERRPLMSPEDFRVLADEFDTRVVEIRAAQDAKGRDIQAQSEAAQQRFFEETFPVLLEIVQARGAAVLLDSRTVLLSAGSVDITDAAIVAIDEALGNGDDEPLIFLPGVTSDEQ, translated from the coding sequence ATGCCTAGGTTATCCTCATTGCTTTGCGCCGCCGCCCTTGGGTTGGCGGCGCTTGCTGTCTCGGCCCCGGTAGGGTCGGCGCAGACCCTTGCGCCGCCAGCCGCCTCGATCCTTGTGCTCAATCAAGACCGGCTCCTGACCCAGACGGAATTTGGGCAGCGCATCCAGCAAGAGCTGGATGCCGCATCCCGGGCGCTGGCCGCCGAAAACCGCCAAATCGAAAGCCAGCTTACCGAAGAAGAACTGGACCTGACTGAGCGGCGCCCCTTGATGTCGCCCGAAGATTTTCGCGTACTGGCCGATGAATTTGATACCCGCGTCGTAGAAATCCGGGCTGCCCAAGATGCCAAGGGCCGAGATATTCAGGCCCAGTCCGAGGCCGCGCAACAACGTTTCTTTGAGGAAACATTCCCCGTGCTTCTGGAAATCGTACAGGCCCGTGGTGCCGCGGTTCTGCTAGACAGCCGGACGGTTCTGCTATCGGCGGGATCGGTTGATATCACTGACGCCGCCATCGTCGCGATTGATGAGGCCCTGGGGAACGGGGACGACGAGCCGCTGATCTTCCTGCCGGGCGTCACCTCAGACGAGCAATAG
- the lpxI gene encoding UDP-2,3-diacylglucosamine diphosphatase LpxI (LpxI, functionally equivalent to LpxH, replaces it in LPS biosynthesis in a minority of bacteria.) produces the protein MRAILAGKGALPSLLLEAGSAEVVGFKGMPVSVVPTVDARFEQLGLLFDELRKRDVTEVCLAGAMSRPPLDPVAFDPLTASKMPLIMQAMGQGDDALLRAVIDVIEGAGFKVVGAKDIRPDLVAPVGVLAGEDLSDKDTARGRAVLDALGPHDVGQGVVVARGQVIGVETLQGTDVMLDFVGRTMPGSRGVLVKRPKLGQDLRVDMPAIGPDTIHNAAAAGLSGIEIAAENVLLLGRDAILEACAETGISLRAGP, from the coding sequence ATGCGCGCGATCTTAGCAGGAAAAGGTGCCTTGCCGAGCCTACTCCTCGAAGCAGGCTCCGCCGAAGTGGTGGGCTTCAAGGGGATGCCGGTTTCCGTCGTACCCACTGTGGATGCGCGGTTCGAGCAGTTGGGGCTTTTGTTCGATGAATTGCGAAAACGCGATGTGACAGAGGTCTGCCTTGCCGGTGCCATGTCCCGTCCACCGCTGGACCCCGTCGCGTTTGACCCGCTGACCGCGTCAAAAATGCCGCTTATTATGCAGGCCATGGGGCAGGGCGATGATGCTCTTTTGCGCGCCGTGATCGATGTGATCGAAGGGGCGGGTTTCAAGGTTGTCGGAGCCAAGGATATCCGGCCTGACCTTGTCGCTCCGGTGGGCGTTTTAGCGGGCGAAGACTTGTCTGACAAAGACACCGCTCGGGGCCGCGCCGTGCTCGATGCTTTGGGTCCGCACGATGTGGGTCAGGGCGTTGTCGTGGCGCGCGGGCAGGTGATTGGGGTGGAAACCCTGCAAGGCACCGATGTGATGTTGGATTTCGTCGGGCGCACCATGCCCGGATCGCGCGGGGTTTTGGTGAAACGTCCCAAACTGGGCCAAGATTTGCGGGTGGATATGCCCGCCATTGGCCCCGACACGATCCACAACGCCGCCGCTGCGGGCCTGTCGGGGATCGAGATTGCCGCCGAAAACGTGCTGCTTTTAGGCCGAGACGCGATTCTGGAGGCCTGCGCGGAGACAGGCATTAGCCTACGGGCGGGCCCTTGA
- the bamA gene encoding outer membrane protein assembly factor BamA, protein MVLRAFAHFTSHVGRLLAPVFFVLSLVAVAAPADAQSFRFNSFDVQGNIRTNDASVLQVAGIEPGSTVSAGQVNDALQRLQNSGLFEEVEVSPRGNTLVISVVEYPTINRIAVEGNRRLDDDELLAILESTPRRVFSPITAERDAAAITEAYRVTGRLTATATPQIIRRDDNRVDLVFEVSEGSVVETQRIAFVGNRDYSDRRLRQILESTQAGLFHALIRSDTFIQDRIALDRQLLTDFYQDRGYIDFAIQSVTPELSRDRGAYFVTFNIREGQSYRIGNLSVVSQMPGANAADFQDVINVRQGVRYSPRVIDNVITRMENLASDQGLRFVRVEPRLVRDDANLIVNVEFVISRGERVFVERIDIEGNQTTLDRVIRRQFDVVEGDPMDARQVRAAAERIRATGFFADVQVAGRQGTSSEQVIVDVDVEEQPTGSLGFSASYSTDSGAGLAVNFSETNFLGRGQALALGFNTTDGSQSFNFSFTEPAFMRRDLALGLSAYYGITEDDDSSAEFTRYGVGTSLAFPLSENSRLALFYNYDHDETSGYDGDDSDILVREADEADTSRVGFTYSFDNRDTGLNPNAGVFLSFTGEYAGLGGDTEFLRSQVRAQAETRVAREEVTLRATFEGGAINALDGGTRLANRFTLNSRQMRGFESGGIGPRDTNPAAVNQNALGGNYFAVARFEAAFPLGLPEEYGISGGAFFDVGSVWGLDDTLGSGPATVDDSFALRSVVGVSVFWDTALGPLRFNFSHPLQYEDYDRTRSFDFTVEARF, encoded by the coding sequence ATGGTCCTTCGTGCTTTTGCGCACTTCACGTCACACGTGGGGCGGCTGCTTGCCCCTGTATTTTTCGTGCTTTCGCTTGTCGCTGTCGCCGCTCCGGCTGACGCGCAATCGTTCCGATTCAACAGCTTCGACGTGCAGGGGAATATCCGCACCAACGATGCTTCCGTGCTTCAGGTCGCGGGCATCGAGCCCGGTTCGACCGTTTCTGCGGGGCAGGTGAACGACGCGCTGCAACGCTTGCAGAACTCGGGCCTGTTTGAAGAGGTCGAGGTTTCGCCCCGTGGCAACACGCTGGTGATCTCGGTCGTGGAATACCCGACGATCAACCGCATCGCTGTGGAGGGGAACCGCCGCCTGGATGATGATGAGCTTTTGGCTATCCTCGAATCCACCCCGCGCCGCGTGTTCTCTCCGATCACCGCAGAGCGTGACGCCGCCGCCATCACAGAAGCCTACCGTGTGACGGGCCGCCTGACGGCCACCGCCACCCCGCAGATTATCCGCCGCGACGATAACCGCGTTGATCTGGTGTTTGAGGTCTCTGAGGGGTCCGTTGTGGAAACCCAGCGCATCGCCTTTGTCGGCAACCGTGACTACTCGGACCGTCGCCTGCGCCAAATTCTGGAGTCGACCCAAGCGGGCCTGTTCCACGCGCTGATCCGTTCGGACACATTCATTCAAGATCGCATCGCGCTGGACCGTCAGTTGCTGACCGACTTCTACCAAGATCGCGGCTACATCGACTTTGCCATTCAATCGGTTACGCCAGAGCTTAGCCGGGACCGGGGCGCGTACTTCGTAACTTTCAACATCCGCGAAGGCCAAAGCTACCGCATCGGCAACCTTTCGGTTGTGTCGCAAATGCCCGGTGCCAATGCCGCGGACTTCCAAGACGTCATCAACGTGCGCCAAGGGGTGCGGTACAGCCCGCGCGTCATCGACAACGTGATTACGCGGATGGAGAATCTTGCGTCGGATCAGGGCTTGCGGTTCGTCCGCGTGGAACCACGCCTTGTGCGCGACGACGCAAACCTGATCGTGAACGTGGAATTCGTGATTTCGCGCGGCGAACGTGTGTTCGTGGAGCGCATCGACATTGAGGGCAACCAGACCACCCTGGACCGGGTGATCCGCCGTCAGTTTGACGTGGTAGAAGGCGACCCGATGGACGCCCGCCAGGTTCGCGCCGCGGCCGAGCGTATTCGCGCCACGGGCTTCTTCGCTGACGTGCAAGTGGCCGGTCGCCAAGGCACCTCGTCCGAGCAGGTTATCGTGGATGTGGACGTGGAAGAGCAGCCCACCGGCTCGCTCGGGTTCTCGGCCAGCTACTCGACAGATTCGGGCGCGGGCCTTGCGGTGAACTTCTCGGAAACGAACTTCCTCGGCCGGGGCCAGGCCCTTGCCTTGGGCTTCAACACCACCGATGGATCGCAGTCGTTCAACTTCTCCTTCACGGAGCCTGCGTTCATGCGCCGCGACCTAGCCCTTGGGTTATCAGCCTATTACGGGATCACGGAAGACGACGATTCCAGTGCGGAATTCACTCGCTATGGCGTTGGCACAAGCCTGGCCTTCCCCCTGAGCGAGAACAGCCGTTTGGCCTTGTTCTACAACTACGACCACGATGAAACGTCGGGTTACGACGGCGACGACTCGGACATTCTGGTTCGGGAGGCCGATGAGGCCGACACTTCGCGCGTGGGCTTCACCTATAGCTTCGACAACCGCGACACGGGCCTGAACCCCAACGCGGGCGTCTTCCTGTCCTTCACTGGCGAATATGCTGGTTTGGGTGGCGATACCGAGTTCCTGCGCTCGCAAGTGCGTGCTCAGGCGGAAACGCGGGTCGCTCGGGAAGAAGTCACCCTGCGCGCCACGTTTGAAGGCGGCGCGATCAACGCGCTGGACGGCGGCACGCGTTTGGCCAACCGTTTCACGCTGAACTCTCGTCAGATGCGCGGCTTTGAAAGCGGTGGCATTGGGCCTCGGGACACCAACCCTGCTGCCGTTAACCAAAACGCCCTTGGCGGTAACTACTTCGCCGTTGCTCGGTTTGAGGCGGCATTCCCCCTCGGCTTGCCAGAGGAATACGGGATTTCCGGCGGCGCGTTCTTTGACGTCGGCTCCGTCTGGGGCTTGGATGATACCTTGGGTTCGGGGCCTGCGACGGTAGACGACAGCTTCGCGCTGCGCTCGGTGGTTGGTGTGTCGGTCTTCTGGGACACGGCCCTTGGCCCACTACGGTTCAACTTCTCGCACCCCTTGCAGTACGAGGATTATGATCGCACCCGGTCCTTTGACTTCACGGTCGAGGCGCGTTTCTAA